CGGCCAGTGGGCGGACGTCAGCACCTTCCTGCGCAACCGCAAGGTCGGCACGAACACCAACATCGCCATCAACCTCAAGCGCCGCGCCGGCTCGCTCGTCGTCAACATCGTCGGCGGCAACCAGCAGCTGCCCGCCAACGGCTACGTCACGGCGCGCAACAGCGCCACCGGGCAGTGGTACGTCGCCAAGGCGAAGAACGGCAACGTCTCCTTCGCCGGCGTCATGCCCGGCCCCTACGAGCTCACCGTGCCCGACTCCGGCAACTACCTCGGCCGCACCGGCAAGGTCCCCGGCGGCCGCCAGGTGCCTGCCGGCAACGTGCTCTTCACCGCCTTCGAGCTGCTCCAGCGCGGCGGCAGCGTCTCCGGCACGGTCGTCGACGCCCGTGTGCCCACCCGCACGCTCAAGGGCGTGCAGGTGCAGCTCTTCAACAAGTACGGCACGAAGGTCGGCTCCGCCTGGACCACCCCGTCGGGCCGCTTCCTGATCGAGGGTCCCCTGCGCACCGACTCGGGCTACAAGGTCGTGCTCAGCCGTCCCGACGGTGGCTGGATCACCTTCGGCCCCGGCGGCAACGACACCTGCCAGTACGGCACCTTCACCTCGAGCGCGTTCAGCATCAGCGTCGGCAACAACCGGGCCCTCGGCAACGTGCCGCTGAAGGCCATCGGGCACGCGCAGAACCCGCAGTGCATCCCGCAGACGACGTCGCCCACGGCGACCCCGACCACGTCGGCTCCCACCTCGGCCCCCACCTCGGCCCCCACGTCGGCTCCCACCTCGGCGCCCACGTCGGCTGCGACCTCGCCGGCGACCAGCCAGCCGACGTCGCAGCCGACCTCCACCGTGACGGTGACCGTCACGGCGACGCCCACGCCCTGAGGCCGGTTCCGGCCTGGGCCGCTGCGCAACAATGGCCCTCATGACCGACGCCGCGCTGATCGCCGCCCGCGCGACCGTCCTGGCCGACCTCGACGCCCGGGGGTGCGCCGACGCCGAGGGCGTCTCGCTCCTCGAGCACGCGCTCTCCGAGCGCCGGTGGTGGGTCGAGCAGTGGCCCGCCGGGGCCACGTACGTCGCGGGCCTCGTCGCCACCGACGTCCAGGACGCGCTCTTCGACCGAGGCCAGCGCTGGCCGCTCTGCTCGACGTGCGCGTCGCTGGAGGAGCACGCCCTGCGGGTCGATCCCGAGCTCGGCGGACCCGACCCGGTGTGGGTGTGCGAGACCTCGGGCCAGGCGATCGCGCGGCTCGGCGCGCTCACGTCCAGCTAGGGGGCGCGGGTCCGCTCGGCGGTCGGAAATGTGCGGCTGGGACATCCTGGTCGATCCTGACCGTCCCCAACCGCACAGTTCCGGGCCCCGCCGCCAGCTCCGACCCGGGGCCAGCGCCGCGCCGCGGGCACCGGCCGCGCCGAGCGAGGCCCGAGAGCCCGTCAGCCCACGCCGAGGCAGGCCGTGACGAGCGTGGTCTCGGTGATCGGGTCGGTCTCCACCGACCACTCCTCGCAGATCGCGTCGACCATGAACAGACCGCGGCCGCGGATGGACTCGGGCGCGCCCAGTCCGGGCGGGCCGTCGGCGAACTCGGGGTCGTAGCCGGCGTCGAGGACCCGCAAATACACCCGGTCGTCCACGCACCGCCACGACAGGCGCACGGTGCCGAGCATGCCCGGGCGGCCGTGGTCGACGGCGTTGAGCACGAGCTCGCCGGCGACGATGAGGATGTCCTGGAGGAGGCCCTGGGCGGCGTCCATGCCCATCGGGCAGTCGGACGGCAGCCCCTGGTCGTCCCGGGGCCCGTCCCAGGCGTCCATCGCCTCGGTCATCGCCTCCTCGAACGCAGTCCGCAGCGCGTGCCGCGCCTGCGGTCCGGCCTCCGGTCCGTGGGGCAGGTCGAGCTCGGACCAGTCGGCCCCGCGGGACTCGGTGGCACCCCGGGCCGCGGTCACGAGACGCCCTCGGCCCTGGCGGCGGTGGCCGTCTCGAACGGGATGCCGCACACGTGCAGCACCCGGTGGGGCACGGTGCGCTCGCGCACGAGGAGCGTCACGGCCGTCCCGTTGCGCACGGCGTCGGCTCGTGCGCGCGCCAGCGCTCCGATGACGAGGCTGGGGAGGAACGTGACCTCGGTGAGGTCGACCAGCAGGTCGAGACGGTGGTCGTCGCTGGCGGTCGTGAGAACCGCGAGCAGGTCGTCGACGTCGAACGCGTCGATGTCGCCGCGCAGCACCACCCGCCCCGGTTCGGCGGAGGCGACGAACGTGGGAGCGGACATGCGGGAAGCCTACGCGGGTCACCTACCGCCGGCAGCACGCCGCACCCGCGGCGGTGTCGGGACCGCGGGCCGCTCAGCGGTGGTCGACGTCGCGCCCGGAGGCGAGGTCGGCGCAGTCGACGAGGCGTACGTCGCGGTCCGCCAGGTAGCGGCGCGCGCCCCGGTCCCCCGCGGCCGAGGCCCGCACGCCCGCGACGTGCGCCGCGCCGAGGAGGACGGGGTGGCCGGGCTCGGCCGCGCCCGGTGGACCGTAGGCGGCGCGGGCGAGCGTCGTCGGGCCCACCCAGGCGCCGAGCACGCGCCGTACGACGGCGGCGCCCACGTCGGGGAGGTCGACGAGGTGGACGAGCACCCCCGGGCTGTGGTCGGGCAGCCCGGCCAGGCCGGCACGCAGGGAGGCACCCATGCCGTCCGCCCAGTCGTCGGCCACGACGACCGTCGCGTCGGCGGGGACGAGGGGGCGGACGTCGTCGGCCGCCGCGCCGAGGACGACCGTCAGGCGCGCGCACCCGCCCTCGCGGAGCGCACCCAGCGACCGCGGGAGCCAGTCGTCGACGAGCGCCTTCGGACGTCCCATGCGACGGCCGGCGCCGGCGGCGAGGAGGAGGCCGTCGACCTCGGGGAGGACGTCGGGACCGGGGAGCGGAGCGATCAGCTGTCGCCGAGCTGGACGTAGAGCGTGAACCGGTCGCTGCGGTAGACCGAGCGCGACACCTCGACGACCCGGTCGTCGGCGACGGCCCGGCGGGCGACGCGCAACACGGGGGTGCCCATCGCGATCTCCAGCGCCTGGGCCTCCTCGGCGGTGGGGACGTCGGCCGTGATGGAGTCCTCGGCCCAGGTCGGACGCAGGCCACGCATCGCCAGCGCCTGGTAGAGGCTGGTCGGCATGCCGCTCTGCAGGAAGCCCGGCAGCAGCACCTCGTTGAGGTAGGCGTCCTCGACGCACATGGGCTGGCCGTCGGCCCGCCGCAGGCGCTTCCAGTGGATGACCGCGTCGCCCTCGGTGAGCTCGAGGGCACGGGCGACGCCCGGCCCCGCCTGCTCGCGGCGGGCGAGGATCGTCTGCGACTCGGCGTGGAGGCCGCGGCGCTGCATCTCCCCCGTGTAGCTGAGGAGCCGCCCGACCTCGTTGCGCGGCTTGGCGACGAACGTGCCGCGGCCGGGGATGCGCTCGAGCAGGCCCTCGGCGACGAGGGTGTCCATGGCCTGGCGCACGGTCATCCGCGCGACGCCGAACACCTGCACGAGCTCGCGCTCGGA
This Nocardioides alkalitolerans DNA region includes the following protein-coding sequences:
- a CDS encoding carboxypeptidase-like regulatory domain-containing protein is translated as MHPTSSVPVRHGRHVAAALVALLLVLAGAAVAVTGASTTPRADAATAAAPAKGRLVGAIRVGSSLYGGTVKVTIFDMNWKVLGSTTARSTYQLSVAPGSYRIQVTDTRPTYDVNRFAPTDLTATVKSAQTIQRDASMRKGASITGTVRTNGAIASGARVVAANPYGQSFETIANRQGQFAIAGLPTANYSVFTYDARGQWADVSTFLRNRKVGTNTNIAINLKRRAGSLVVNIVGGNQQLPANGYVTARNSATGQWYVAKAKNGNVSFAGVMPGPYELTVPDSGNYLGRTGKVPGGRQVPAGNVLFTAFELLQRGGSVSGTVVDARVPTRTLKGVQVQLFNKYGTKVGSAWTTPSGRFLIEGPLRTDSGYKVVLSRPDGGWITFGPGGNDTCQYGTFTSSAFSISVGNNRALGNVPLKAIGHAQNPQCIPQTTSPTATPTTSAPTSAPTSAPTSAPTSAPTSAATSPATSQPTSQPTSTVTVTVTATPTP
- a CDS encoding ATP-binding protein codes for the protein MTAARGATESRGADWSELDLPHGPEAGPQARHALRTAFEEAMTEAMDAWDGPRDDQGLPSDCPMGMDAAQGLLQDILIVAGELVLNAVDHGRPGMLGTVRLSWRCVDDRVYLRVLDAGYDPEFADGPPGLGAPESIRGRGLFMVDAICEEWSVETDPITETTLVTACLGVG
- a CDS encoding NTP transferase domain-containing protein codes for the protein MAPLPGPDVLPEVDGLLLAAGAGRRMGRPKALVDDWLPRSLGALREGGCARLTVVLGAAADDVRPLVPADATVVVADDWADGMGASLRAGLAGLPDHSPGVLVHLVDLPDVGAAVVRRVLGAWVGPTTLARAAYGPPGAAEPGHPVLLGAAHVAGVRASAAGDRGARRYLADRDVRLVDCADLASGRDVDHR
- a CDS encoding GntR family transcriptional regulator, encoding MENSVAIVREPLKHVQVREYVRELVRDAEPGTPAPSERELVQVFGVARMTVRQAMDTLVAEGLLERIPGRGTFVAKPRNEVGRLLSYTGEMQRRGLHAESQTILARREQAGPGVARALELTEGDAVIHWKRLRRADGQPMCVEDAYLNEVLLPGFLQSGMPTSLYQALAMRGLRPTWAEDSITADVPTAEEAQALEIAMGTPVLRVARRAVADDRVVEVSRSVYRSDRFTLYVQLGDS